In the Populus nigra chromosome 2, ddPopNigr1.1, whole genome shotgun sequence genome, ACCTGTAATGTCTAGCAAAGGCTATCGGGAATGATTGTCCGAGAAACTGGGTTGCCAGCTTCGGCTTGTTTTTAAGCTCTGAAGCTTCTCCTAGTGGATGAAAGACTCTCAGTTCTTGTCTAACAACATGCCCTGTTAGGATTTGCTTTGCCTCATCGCAATATGCAAACAGCATTGCAAGTAAACCCAGAGAGAGTTCCTTGTACAAACTGGCACTTGAAGCCTAGATCAGTTACTCGTGTACATTCTGTGGATTTTCTTCCTAGTTCAGAGTCAAGAAACACCATCATGAAACCGAGATCAGAACTCGTATACGTTCTTTGATCATACAAAGCATAGTCAGTCCCGACCTAGGATCCAATGAATCGATCAATTCATTCCTCCATTTTCTGTGAAATCAAAGAGAGTCCAGTTCATTCTCCAGCCAGCCTCGCTAGCGCACAAATGTGTCCAGACGCCAGCATAAACTTTCCGAGTGCATATTATGCCACCTACAGTTCAGACTTCTCATCTCTAAATATGATTTACATTGCAAACATGACTAATACCGTGCTATTTTCGGTAAACAAACTAAGCCTTTTCTCCATAACAGTCCAAACATACTGCGAGCTTCTGCCGTGCCTTGAAGGTTTGGAAACTCGCAAGGCAGCACACCAACCCTTCGATAGCCTCCCCAAGGAGGGGTCAACTCAAAAGACCAATGTTTAGATAATGGCTACTCGCTATAATCTCTATTCAGTCTGTCTACTCGGCAATAAAGTAAATGAGCAAACAAAAAACGATAAATTCTTCAATcggaagaaaatttgaaaatggCAACTTGATTATGCTAAACAGTAACACTATTACCTCTAGCACTTGCAAGGCATGAAGCTTTACGTGATGCAGAAGGTCAGATTATGCATCTTTAATTATTAATCCAATGATACACATCTTCATTTAGATACATAATATCATATGCAAACAAAACATCAGATAGGCATCCTATATCacttaaactaaaataattaactattcCTTTTCATCTATTTATCTTTACAGTGAGAGGAGTGGTTCCAAATCCAGGATATGCAATCTAAATCAACAAACAAATGGTTGGGCATACCAATCAGTGTAAATCAAACCATTAATGTCACAGCTATTCTATTGCTCTAGAGTCTGAACTTCTATTCCTCTAGAGTCTGAACTTGACCCTTCTTCCTTGCGGATAGAAGGGCGATCATTCTCGAATGTGAAATGCTGGTAGCCAGCTGGACTAGAGAGCTGACCAGAGGCGCTTCTGCTCGCAGTTCTCTCAATATCATCCATCTCAGCTACAAGAGAAATTGGCCTTTCTGGAATGGAGGGAATTGAGAGATCTGTTTCCAACATTTTCACGACTTGATCCATTGTTGGCCTAGCATATAACTGTGGATGAGAACAAAGAACTGCCACCAGAACATACTTTTCCAAAGTTTCTTGTGACCCTGACTCCGGCATGCCATCTTCGATAACATCTAAAGTTCTCCCTTCTCTCACTAATGACCATGCCCAATCAGTCACAATAGATGGCTGTCCCTCATGATCCACCATAAGTGCCTTCTTCCCACTCAAAAGCTCGAGAAGCACGACACCAAAGCTAAACACGTCGCTTCTCTCTGTTAATTGCCCATACAAAGCATACTCAGGAGCAACATATCCCATAGTCCCTGCTACCCTGGTGCTCAAATGTGTCATTCCTTCTGGGGTAAACTTTGCTAGCCCAAAGTCCGCAACCTTGGGCTCAAAACTCTCATCCAGAAGTATATTACTAGCTTTAATATCCCTATGAATAATTGACGGCTGAGCTCCATAGTGCAAATAAGCCAATCCTCTAGCAGTCCCTATAGCAATCTTTTGCCGAATAGGCCAGCTAAGCTTTTCCGCACTGGACCCGAATAAATGGTCATGCAAAGTGCCATTCTTTATCAAATCACACACGATTATCCTCTGGTGACCCTCAAAAGGACTAGTAGCGGTACAATATCCTCTCAAAGCAACAAGATTGACATGCCTGACACTCGCGATAACCTCAACTTCATGAGCAAAAGAAGAATCACCCGCAGCCGAGCAATTCTTGAATCTTTTAAAAGCAACTAGAGAACCATCTGGCAATTCACCTTTATACACATTCCCGTAACCTCCTCTCCCGATAATGTTA is a window encoding:
- the LOC133681508 gene encoding probable LRR receptor-like serine/threonine-protein kinase RKF3; translation: MFNLLPPLITLSLITLSLVQSQAQNNTAPCPLDFNVLRNLTSAGSKRPPTSDINQQCQYIRQGLRLVQSQYLQLNNSFLPPLDSAESCWRTYQVLIDEFLPNFDIRSSCGFNTSWISQGCMDISTRSQFEAIVPVSALNDVASNCNQSLENNSPCAACTTSLSTLQARYLTGSSIGNVSDCQAYPSIYAAAFTNRYGPTDKGTAKCLFLLDFFPKKSSKKRSKVLILGVLLGGGVGLVVLIGLWWIFHKRKKRADKFGRVLETELGSGLESISQSTSLVKYTFDEIRKATRNFSRDNIIGRGGYGNVYKGELPDGSLVAFKRFKNCSAAGDSSFAHEVEVIASVRHVNLVALRGYCTATSPFEGHQRIIVCDLIKNGTLHDHLFGSSAEKLSWPIRQKIAIGTARGLAYLHYGAQPSIIHRDIKASNILLDESFEPKVADFGLAKFTPEGMTHLSTRVAGTMGYVAPEYALYGQLTERSDVFSFGVVLLELLSGKKALMVDHEGQPSIVTDWAWSLVREGRTLDVIEDGMPESGSQETLEKYVLVAVLCSHPQLYARPTMDQVVKMLETDLSIPSIPERPISLVAEMDDIERTASRSASGQLSSPAGYQHFTFENDRPSIRKEEGSSSDSRGIEVQTLEQ